CGTTCCCACACCTGCGGCGCGCTCCGCGAGAGCGATATCGGCGCGTCCGTGCGCCTCTCCGGCTGGTGCCATCGCATCCGCGACCATGGCGGCGTGCTCTTCATCGATCTGCGCGACCATTACGGCCTGACCCAGGTCGTGGTCGATCCGGATTCGCCGGCCTTCGCCGATGCCGAGAAGGCCCGCTCGGAATGGGTCATCCGCATCGACGGCAAGGTCAAGCCGCGCCTCGCCGGCACCGAGAACGCCAACCTCGCCACCGGCGCCGTCGAGGTCTTCGCCACGGCGCTCGAAGTGCTGGGCCCCTCGGCCGAGTTGCCGCTGCCGGTCTTCGGTGACCTCGAATATCCCGAGGACACCCGCCTGAAGTACCGTTTCCTCGACCTGCGCCGCGACAAGCTGCACAGCAACATCATGCTGCGCACCAAGGTGATCGACTCGCTGCGCCAGCGCATGAAGTCGTCCGGCTTCTCCGAGTTCCAGACGCCGATCCTGACCGCGTCGTCGCCTGAGGGCGCGCGCGACTTCCTGGTGCCGAGCCGCCTGCATCCAGGCAAGTTCTACGCCCTGCCGCAGGCGCCGCAGCAGTACAAGCAGCTGATGATGATGGCGGGCTTCGACCGCTACTTCCAGATCGCGCCCTGCTTCCGTGACGAAGACCCGCGCGCCGACCGCCTGCCGGGCGAGTTCTACCAGCTCGACGTCGAGATGAGCTTCGTCGAGCAGGAAGACGTCTTCGCCACCATGGAGCCGGTGATCGCCGGCGTCTTCGAGGAATTCGGCGAGGGCAAGTCCGTCACCAGGAACTGGCCGCGCATCCCCTATGCCGAGGCGCTGCGCAAATACGGTTCCGACAAGCCTGACCTGCGTAACCCGATCGAGATGCAGGACGTTTCCGAGCATTTCCGCGGCTCGGGCTTCAAGGTCTTCGCCCGCATCCTCGAGGGTGAGAAGAACCGCGTCTGGGCGATCCCTGCGCCAGGCGGCGGCTCCCGCGCCTTCTGCGACCGGATGAACTCCTGGGCGCAGGGCGAGGGCCAGCCTGGCCTCGGCTATCTGATGGTCAAGGAAGGCGGCGAGGGCCAAGGCCCCATCGCCAACAACATCGGCCCCGAGCGCGTCGCGGGAATCGTCGCCCAGATGGGCCTGAAGGCCGGCGACGCCTGCTTCTTCGCCGCGGGCGATCCCGACAAGTTCTACAAGTTCGCCGGCAGCGCCCGGAACAAGGTTGGTTCCGAGCTCGGGCTGATCGACGAGAACGCCTTCGCCTTCGCCTGGATCGTCGATTTCCCGATGTTCGAGTGGAACGAGGACGAAAAGAAGGTCGACTTCTCGCACAACCCCTTCTCGATGCCGCAGGGCGGCCTGAAGTCGCTGACGGAGGATGATCCGCTAACGATCAAGGCCTTCCAGTACGACATCGCCTGCAACGGCTACGAGCTCGCTTCCGGCGGCATCCGCAACCACCGCCCCGAGGCGATGGTGAAGGCCTTCGAGATCGCCGGCTATGGCGAGGAGACGGTGATCGAGCGCTTCGGCGGCATGTACCGCGCCTTCCAGTATGGCGCTCCGCCACACGGTGGCATGGCTGCCGGCGTCGACCGCATCATCATGCTGCTCGCCGGCGCGACGAACCTGCGCGAGGTCGCGCTGTTCCCGATGAACCAGCAGGCCGTCGACCTCCTGATGGGCGCGCCCTCGCCGGCGACGCCGAAGCAGCTGCGCGAAGCGCATCTGCGCGTGAACCTGCCCGAAAAGGAAGGCTGAGCGACCCATGGCCTTCCTGCCTGCCGGGCGAGCCTTGCTGCTCGCCTGTTTCGTCGCGCTGCCGCTCGGCGCCTGCGTCGCCGGCCACGCCGAGACCGCCGCCGGGCGCGCCTCACTGCTGGCGACGACCGTGTCGCGCGCCATCGCCTGCAAGGCCGGCTCACCCCAGCGCACGACGCTGGACCGCTTCCTCGCCGCCGAGAAGGCGCGCGGGGCGAGCGACGATCAGCTTGCCGCGGCCCGCTCGGCCTATGTCTCGATCTCCGAGGCCGAGACGATCAACCAGGACATCCGTCCGCAGCCCTGCACCGCCGAGGAGCGGGCGACGCTGCGCGGCAAGATGAACGATGTCCGCGCCGGCCGCTTCGAAGCGCCCTGACCGTCCATGACTCTGCCGAAGCCCAGTCTCGTCGCGCTCGCGGCAATCGGCCTTGCCGGCTGCACCGCCGTCGGGCCGATGCCCGGCACGCCCGAGTTCACGGCCGCGCAGGTCTCGCGGGCCTATGATTGCGGGCTGAGGGTCGACCGGGGAGGTATCATCGCGCGACTGCCGGCCGAGCAGCGCGGCCGCTTCGTCGCCGCCAATGCGAGCTATGCGGTGAAGTCCTACAACGCGCCGCGCCGCTGCGAGGCGTCCGAGCGCGAGCGACTACAGGCGGAGTTGCGCCTGGGTTCCAAGCGCTGATCGGCTCTTGCCGAAAGCTGCTCATCCCGCGCAGATGCAGGCCATGAGCCATTCCGCTATCGACGTCACCGCCATCGTCGTCAGCTTCGACAGCGAGCAGGTGCTGCCGGCCTGCCTCGCTGCGCTGGCAGGCGAGGGCGTTGCGACCATCGTCGTCGACAATGCCAGCAGCGACGCTTCGCCGGAGCTCGCTGCAAGCCATGGTGCCCAGGTCCTGCGCAACGCGCGCAACGAGGGCTATGGCCGCGCCAACAACCAGGGGGGGCGCGCGGCGACGACGCCCTTCGTCCTGATCGTCAATCCCGATCTCGAAATCCAGCCCGGGGCGGTCGCAGCCCTGCTGGCGGCGGCGGAAGCTTATCCTGACGCGGCCGCCTTTGCGCCGCGGCTGGTCGAGCCGTCGGGCCGGATCTTCCTGCAGCCACGCTCGCTGCTCTCGCCCGATCATCTCAACCGGGCGCGCCGGATCGTCCTGCCTGAGGGCGATGCCTGCCTGCCCTTCCTGTCGGGCGCCTGCCTGCTGCTGCGGCGCGAGGTCTTCCTGGGGCTCGGGGGCTTCGATCCCGCGATCTTCCTGTTCTACGAGGATGACGATCTCTGCCGTCGCCTGCGCGAGGCCGGCCAGGCGCTGGTCCATGTCGACGCCGCTGGCGCCCGGCATGGGCGCGGCAAGTCGAGCGCGCCATCGCCGCAACGCCGTTTCACGGCGCGCTGGCATCTCGCCTGGTCGGAATGCCATGTCGCACGCAAATGGGGGCTGCCGCTGCCAGGTTCAGGAAAGATCGCCGAAAACCTCGCCAAGGCAATCGGTTACGGCCTGATCTTGAATCGCGACAAGATGTACGCCCATGCCGGCTCGGCCCTGGGCACGCTCGCCGGCCGGGCCGGCCGCAGTGCGCTGGCGCGACAGGGGCTGAGCGAGCAGCCGCTCCTCGCTGATGCGGACCCTGTCTCGCGATGATTTGGAGCATTTTCGAGCGAAGTGGGCACCGGTTCGCGTGAAGAAAATGCGAAAAGACAAATTATCTAGGGCGTGGCGCCGGGCAGGTCCTCGATGCGTTCGGACAGAAGCGTCGGAATGAGCCGCCTGATCTCAGCCTCCGGAAGCAGCCACCATTCGCTGTGCAGCAGTGCCGCGATGCGTTCCTCGCTCATCCGGTAGCGCACGATGCGGGCGGGATTGCCGGCGACGATCGCATAGGGCGGTACGTCCTTGGTCACCACTGCGCGCGCAGCCACGACCGCGCCATGGCCGATGCTGACGCCGGATAGGATGAGCGCCTGCGAGCCCAGCCAGACATCGGAGCCGATGACGACGTCGCCGCGCGAGACATCGGCGCCGGCCAGGCCCGCGGCGTCGGGCCAGAGGCCGGACATGGCGGGGAAGGGATATGTCGTCGCCCATTCGGTGCGGTGGTTGCCGCCGAGCAGGATCTCGACCCCGTCGGCGATCGAGCAGTAGCGGCCGATCGTCAGCTTCGCGCCGCTCTCGGCGAAGCGCACCTTGGGCCGGCCATAGGAATAGGCGCCGATCGTGATCTGGCCCGGCCAGCGCGCCACCAGATTTGCGAGATGAAGGCGCGTCTGGTTATGCGGGTTGATCCAGCGGCGCAGAAAGCCGCGTGGGCCGGTCGGGAGACCGGCCCACCAGGTGGCAAGGGCACCCGGGCGCCAGTCGGCGTCCGGAGCAGGCAGGATTGGCGAGCTCAACGCGCCGACCTCACTCCGCCGTGGCGTCAACATTGATCTTGTCAAAGATCTCCGTCGGCTCACCGAGCGCGATCACGTCGGCGAGGCCGAGACCGGCTGGCGTCTTGGCGGAGGCCTTGACGGTCAGCGTACCCGGCTTGGCGACGAAGCGGGCGACCGCGTTCGCCAGCGCCTTGGCGCCGTCGGACGGGCCGAGAATGGCCGCGAGGCCGAGGCTTGCCATCATGCCGTATTCGCGACGGACGTCCTCGACCTTGCGCTTCGACTTCTTCGCCTCGTTCTCGATCAGCTTCTCGGCGAGGCCGAGATTCTGCAGCTTCAGCTCGACATTCTTCGCGGTGGCGCCGAGCAGCGCGACCTGCGCCAGGGCGATATCACCGGTGAAGACCTCCTTGCCGATATTGCCGAGCATGCCGGTCGCGTCGAGCTTGGCCATGCCGGCGCCGCCGAGCGAGAGCGTACGGATAGCGAACTCCTTGCTCGCCTCCTGCCAGGCCAGCGCAAGTTTCGCCGAGAGGTCGATATTGCGGTAGCCCATCGCCAGCAGGTCCTTGGCGGCGGGATTGTCGGCGCTCTCGACGATCGGGAAGGTGATCTTGTCGAGCGTCAGCGTCATGTCGGTCGGGATGCCATTGAGCTGCTCGCCGGCCTTGAGCTCGAAATTGCCGAGGCCGACCTGGATCGGCGGGCCGGCCGGGCGGCCGCGCTTGCCATCCTGCGGCACGCTCATCTGCACGCCGCTCATCTTGACCGTGCCGAGCTTCGGGATGAAGCGGCGGAAGTCGAGCGTCTTGATGTCGACGGCGGAGTTGGCGACGGCCTTGACCTCGCGGATGACACCTTCCAGCGAGAAGCCGGAATAGCCGAGCAGGCCGATGACGCCCTTGGCGCCGCTGCCTTCGAACTGCAGCCCCTCGATGGCAACGCCTGACTTCTCAGGGGCGTCCTCGCCGAAGGCGATGCGCGAGAAGCGCATGTCCACCGGCTCCGCCTTGGCGCCGGGCTTGGGAGGCGTCTTCAGCGCCATCACGATGTCGCGGACCTCGCCACTGCCATAGTCGACGGCGTCGAAGATCTCGGCCATGGCGACGAGGAGTTTGCGGTCGCGCGCCTCGCCGATCGCCGGGTCTTCCTTGCTGTTGAGATTGCGCGAGGCCTTCTCCGATTCGTCGCTGAGCTCGGCGATGCGGGTCAGCAGCTCGCCCATCGGCTCAGAGGCGACGCGCGCCTTGAAACCACGCAGCGAGGCCTTGCCGGCGGTGACCTTGCCCTGCTCGCCGAGGTCGAGGACGTAGCCGTCCTGATCGATCTTGCCGATGATCGGCTGCAGCGCAGTGGTCTCGCCGGGCTTGGCCTTCTCGCCGAAGATGCGGGCGATCTGCATCAGGTCGAGCACTTCGAAGCTGGTGCGCTTGATCTCGCCGTTCATCGGGCCGGTGGCCGCGCCCTCGACCTTGATGGACCCGTCGCTCGATTCGCCGCGCCCGATCCGGCCTTCGCTGATGTCGAAGAACTTGATGTTGCGATAGGTGGTGACCTGCTTCTGCGGGCCGAACGTCTGCTCCATCACCAGGGTCGGGGCGCTGATTTCGCTGGCCGTGAGCTTGCCGAGCCGGGTGATTGCGCTCTCGCCGGGTTGGACCGCCTGGCTCGCGCCGGCGATCGCACCGGCCACGCCGCCGGCCGGGGTGGCGCTGGTGCCCGACAATAGCAGCGCGCGGAAGCTGTCGCGGTCGAGCGGCGTGCCCTTCACGTCGAGCTTCGGGATCGACACGACGAACTTGCCGAAGTCGAGCTTCAGATTGTCGAGCTGGAAGTCGGCGGCGGAAGCTGAGCCCGTCAGGAGGAGGAGCAGGAGCCCCGCCGTGGGCAGCGGCAGGGAGCTGGCGAGGCGGCGGCCGGACAAGATCGTCATTGATGGTCTCCTGAAGCATCGTCGAGGCCCGCGAGCGCATAGCCCGGGCCAAGCTCCGATTGGCGGCGTCAGAGGCGGATTCGCCGACGGCGCGGCAAATTCGCTTCCGGTGGGAAGTCGGCGCAGACCCTGCCGCAAGGCGGCGGCGAAAGGAAGATGCGAGCGGCGCCGATCGGCGAAAAGCTTGACGGCGGGGCGCAGCTTCGTGCCATTGGCCCCAGAACCGCCACGAGGCCGCGGCAAGGCTGCCGCGGGGATGGCTGTCGGGCGCGAGGCGCGATGATGTCTGTTGTAGAACGTGTGCTGCGGGGCGTCTTTGCCGCCGTGCTGGTCGTCGGCGCCTTCGCCATGCTGCCTGAGCCTGCACGGGCTCAGAATGCGCCTGCCAATGGCATGGAGCCGCTCACCATCGTCACGAGCTCTGGCCGCCATGCCTTCCAGGTCGAGGTGATGCGTACGCCCGATCAGCGTGCGCGGGGACTGATGCACCGCCAGTTCATGCCGGTCGATCGCGGCATGCTCTTCGACTTCAAGCAGGTCGAGCCAGTCGCGATGTGGATGCAGAACACCTATATCTCGCTCGACATGCTGTTCATTCGCGCCGACGGCACGGTCGCGCGCGTCGCCGAGCGGGCGGAGCCGCTCTCGACTCGGACGATTCCCTCGGGCGAGCCGGTACTCTCGGTGCTCGAGCTCAACGCGGGTATCGCCGAGAAGCTCGGCATCAAGCCCGGCGACAAGGTCGAGCACCCGCTGTTCAAGCGCTGATATCCGGCTCTAACTTATTGATAGAGAACGCGTGATCCGATCGGGTTGCTACGCAACCCGATCGGCGCGTGCTCCAGGCCGGGCTTCCGGCTCAGCCCAGCTCTTCGGAAATGGCGCGACAGGTGGCGAGCAACGCCGCCAGCGCCTCGCGATGCTGCGGGCGGGCTTCGCGCCGGTTGAGATAGGGCACGACGATACTGGCGATCGCTTGCCCCTTGCGATCGAGGATTGGCGCGCTGATGTCGGTCACGCCGACGACGTCGTGGCTGTCGGCGATCAGGAAGCCGTCCGCTGCAATCGCCGCCAGCCCGGGATCTGAATCGGCGCCGTCCCGGAGGGCGAGGATGACCTGGCCGGAGGTCGAGGCGGAAGCGGGCCGGCGATAGCCCAGCCGCAGCGTGAAATTGATGTCGCCCGGCCCGGCGACGGCGACGATCACCACAGTCTCGCTCTTGCTCAGCACGACCAGATGCGAGGATTGGCCGATTGTCTCGCTCAAGGCTTCCAGCGCCGGCGTTGCCACCTCGACCAGGTCGCGGGCGCGCGGCACCCGCATGCCGAGCTCGAACAGGCGGTTGCTGAGCGCGATCTCGTCGGTCGCCGGGTCGCGGTCGAGATAGCCGCGCTCGATCAGCACGAACAGCATGCGGAAGATCTCGTTCTTCGAGCGCCCGAGCCGTTCCGCGATGGCCCGCGCCGAAAGCGGTGTCTGCGCCAGCGCCAGCAACTCGATGATCTCCAGGCCTTTTTCCAGAGCGGGCGCCGGATAGGGGCGGGAGCGGGCATCGGCGGCGGTCTCGGCCGTCATCGGATCTCTCCGGTTTGATTTATTAGCGAAGCTTGACTGCATATACGAAACCAATAGCATTCCGCTAGGTCATTGCCGCTGCTGCCGGGGAGGGCAGGTGCGACAGGCCATCCGGTCGCAGAAGCGGCCGGCAACAACAGTCAACATCGGGGGAGCATCATGGCACGCGGTTTCAGATCGACGTTGTTTGCCGCCCTTGCCCTGTTCACCGGGCTGATCGCCAGCCTCGAGGCCCATGCGGACAAGCTCGACGACATCCTGTCCAAGGGCGTGGTGCGCATCACGGTCTTCGCCGATGTGCCGCCCTTCGGGATGATGAACGCCAAGCGCGAGCTCGAAGGCTTCGACGTCGACATGGCCAAGCTGGTCGCCAAGTCGCTCGGCGTGAAGCTGGAGCTCGTGCCGGTGCCGGCGGCGAGCCGCATTCCGTTCCTGCTCACCGACAAGTCCGACATGAACATCGCGGCGATGTCGATCACCGCCGAGCGCGCCCGCCAGGTGATGTTCAGCGCGCCCTATGCCGATACCGCGCTCGCGGTCTACGGCGCGAAGTCGCTGGCGGTGAAATCGGCCACCGATCTCGGCAAGAGCCGCATCGCCGTGGCCAAGGGCACGACCGAGGACCTCGTGCTCTCGGCGCTGGCGCCCTCGGCCGACATCATGCGCACCGAGGACAATGCCACGGCGGTGCAGGCCTATCTGGCCGGCCATGCGCAGTTGCTCGCGGCCAACAGTGTCGTCGTGGTCGAACTCGCCAAGCAGAACCCGAGCAAGGAATTCGACTTCAAGTTCGCGCTGCGGCGCGCCCCGGCGCACATCACCATCCGGCGCGGCGAGCAAGACCTGCTGCGCTGGCTCGATACGCTGATCTTCCAGAGCACGTTGAACGGCGATCTCGACGAGCTCCACAGGAAGTGGCTCGGCGGACCGATGCAGCCGCTGCCGGCGCTCTGAGAACGGCGCGGAAGATGTCGAGGCACGACTTCGCGGTCGAGGAATTCGCCGAACGGCGTGCCCAAGTGCGACGGGTAATGACGGAGCAGGGGCTGGACTGGCTCGTGCTCTTCCATCCCGTCTCGATCCGCTGGCTGACCGGCTCGGACGCCAAGAGCTATCAGGAGTTCCAGTGTCTGCTGATCCCGGCGGCCGACGGGCCGCTGGCGATGATTGCGCGCGAGGGCGAGCGGGCCGAGATACTCGATGATGCGCTGGTCGACCGGTTGGAGACCTTCGGCGGCAACGAGAACGAGGACCCGATCCTGCGATTCGCGCGCCTTGCCGATGAACTCGGCCTGTTGGCGGGTCGCGTCGGCGTCGAGGTGCCGGCCTATTATCTCCACCCGCACCACTACAGCGCGATCCGCGATCTCTTCGGCGTGGCCTTCGTCGAGACGACCAATCTCGTCCATGATCTCAGCCTGGTGAAATCGCCGGCCGAGCTCGGTTACATC
This genomic interval from Bosea sp. 29B contains the following:
- the aspS gene encoding aspartate--tRNA ligase translates to MHRYRSHTCGALRESDIGASVRLSGWCHRIRDHGGVLFIDLRDHYGLTQVVVDPDSPAFADAEKARSEWVIRIDGKVKPRLAGTENANLATGAVEVFATALEVLGPSAELPLPVFGDLEYPEDTRLKYRFLDLRRDKLHSNIMLRTKVIDSLRQRMKSSGFSEFQTPILTASSPEGARDFLVPSRLHPGKFYALPQAPQQYKQLMMMAGFDRYFQIAPCFRDEDPRADRLPGEFYQLDVEMSFVEQEDVFATMEPVIAGVFEEFGEGKSVTRNWPRIPYAEALRKYGSDKPDLRNPIEMQDVSEHFRGSGFKVFARILEGEKNRVWAIPAPGGGSRAFCDRMNSWAQGEGQPGLGYLMVKEGGEGQGPIANNIGPERVAGIVAQMGLKAGDACFFAAGDPDKFYKFAGSARNKVGSELGLIDENAFAFAWIVDFPMFEWNEDEKKVDFSHNPFSMPQGGLKSLTEDDPLTIKAFQYDIACNGYELASGGIRNHRPEAMVKAFEIAGYGEETVIERFGGMYRAFQYGAPPHGGMAAGVDRIIMLLAGATNLREVALFPMNQQAVDLLMGAPSPATPKQLREAHLRVNLPEKEG
- a CDS encoding glycosyltransferase family 2 protein, whose translation is MSHSAIDVTAIVVSFDSEQVLPACLAALAGEGVATIVVDNASSDASPELAASHGAQVLRNARNEGYGRANNQGGRAATTPFVLIVNPDLEIQPGAVAALLAAAEAYPDAAAFAPRLVEPSGRIFLQPRSLLSPDHLNRARRIVLPEGDACLPFLSGACLLLRREVFLGLGGFDPAIFLFYEDDDLCRRLREAGQALVHVDAAGARHGRGKSSAPSPQRRFTARWHLAWSECHVARKWGLPLPGSGKIAENLAKAIGYGLILNRDKMYAHAGSALGTLAGRAGRSALARQGLSEQPLLADADPVSR
- a CDS encoding CatB-related O-acetyltransferase; the protein is MRRWINPHNQTRLHLANLVARWPGQITIGAYSYGRPKVRFAESGAKLTIGRYCSIADGVEILLGGNHRTEWATTYPFPAMSGLWPDAAGLAGADVSRGDVVIGSDVWLGSQALILSGVSIGHGAVVAARAVVTKDVPPYAIVAGNPARIVRYRMSEERIAALLHSEWWLLPEAEIRRLIPTLLSERIEDLPGATP
- a CDS encoding DUF192 domain-containing protein, which encodes MSVVERVLRGVFAAVLVVGAFAMLPEPARAQNAPANGMEPLTIVTSSGRHAFQVEVMRTPDQRARGLMHRQFMPVDRGMLFDFKQVEPVAMWMQNTYISLDMLFIRADGTVARVAERAEPLSTRTIPSGEPVLSVLELNAGIAEKLGIKPGDKVEHPLFKR
- a CDS encoding IclR family transcriptional regulator; this translates as MTAETAADARSRPYPAPALEKGLEIIELLALAQTPLSARAIAERLGRSKNEIFRMLFVLIERGYLDRDPATDEIALSNRLFELGMRVPRARDLVEVATPALEALSETIGQSSHLVVLSKSETVVIVAVAGPGDINFTLRLGYRRPASASTSGQVILALRDGADSDPGLAAIAADGFLIADSHDVVGVTDISAPILDRKGQAIASIVVPYLNRREARPQHREALAALLATCRAISEELG
- a CDS encoding transporter substrate-binding domain-containing protein, with the translated sequence MARGFRSTLFAALALFTGLIASLEAHADKLDDILSKGVVRITVFADVPPFGMMNAKRELEGFDVDMAKLVAKSLGVKLELVPVPAASRIPFLLTDKSDMNIAAMSITAERARQVMFSAPYADTALAVYGAKSLAVKSATDLGKSRIAVAKGTTEDLVLSALAPSADIMRTEDNATAVQAYLAGHAQLLAANSVVVVELAKQNPSKEFDFKFALRRAPAHITIRRGEQDLLRWLDTLIFQSTLNGDLDELHRKWLGGPMQPLPAL